The Aequorivita sublithincola DSM 14238 genome window below encodes:
- a CDS encoding caspase family protein, with protein MAKLKNAHALLIGVGGKDIPETINDAKAINEILANKETGSYYKSNVKILTGKKASRKGILKAFDDLLERTDEDSSVLLFYSGHGGMYSDNTFIKDETKKKPEAENQKYFHLCPSDYKPKKYKTTWIKAEEIKYKISQLKSKRLIFFLDCCHAAGMTAGVAGLQPKHTNADGLAQKLDDGRGMIIISACRAEELSVILEGGENSLFSQCMIEVLRGDDKHEGEDAFVYILETVDYIFRKVKKIYPKQNPYANIQISENFVLSFASKLMDENADEAEIEALVEATKASRKELVTKFRESENANSVILFVHGFSGDAENTFSQAPKLLINNKGGLDGWDMFPLGYSSNVMPEMGKSVWACSTDIERNSGFLLTSINNKFSKYKRIAVVAHDLGGIVVQQALLELNEYDLGRISHVMFYATPSYGLPEIELQNFFTYGNDEKDLKEGSQYMRNLRNRWDEAFPADYPFTFKTIAATKDEYVPISSSLEPFPKKYHEIIEGDHFSIVQITNENDDSYQLLLNTLTNKSFLNKSSNIEEINIAMGEYNEVINSLLPKLKELDNKGLERLIYALEAAGREEEAIQILNETPAAKNNSNLLGIMGGRYKRQYLLTSLAEDLKMAFKHYSDALKISEDKGDYSQIYYHAINLAFLSLMKRERGDMTAFADKAFQATEKDPFPGLWKLATMGEIFLYKGDFENSKENYGKAAAMADLREKVSIHANAYNAYVSLMQTDNPEDEYIKFLKINFLS; from the coding sequence ATGGCAAAGCTAAAAAACGCTCATGCGCTGTTAATTGGAGTAGGTGGTAAGGATATCCCAGAAACAATAAACGATGCGAAAGCAATAAATGAAATCCTAGCCAATAAGGAAACAGGTAGTTATTATAAATCGAATGTAAAAATTCTTACAGGCAAAAAAGCAAGCCGCAAAGGCATTCTAAAGGCGTTTGATGATTTATTGGAAAGAACAGATGAAGATTCTTCTGTATTACTCTTTTATTCAGGTCACGGTGGAATGTATAGCGACAATACCTTTATAAAAGACGAAACAAAAAAGAAACCCGAAGCAGAAAATCAAAAGTATTTTCATCTCTGCCCGTCTGATTATAAACCAAAAAAATACAAAACCACTTGGATTAAAGCCGAAGAAATAAAATATAAAATCTCACAATTAAAATCAAAAAGATTAATTTTTTTCTTGGACTGTTGCCACGCTGCAGGAATGACGGCAGGTGTTGCAGGACTGCAACCCAAACACACCAACGCAGATGGTCTTGCCCAAAAATTAGATGATGGTCGCGGTATGATCATAATTTCCGCTTGTCGTGCAGAAGAATTGAGTGTTATTTTGGAAGGAGGAGAAAATAGCCTTTTTTCACAATGTATGATTGAAGTTTTAAGAGGAGATGACAAGCACGAAGGTGAAGACGCTTTTGTCTACATTCTTGAAACGGTAGATTATATATTCAGAAAAGTAAAAAAGATTTACCCAAAACAAAACCCGTATGCAAACATTCAGATATCCGAGAATTTTGTGTTGAGTTTTGCTTCAAAATTGATGGATGAAAACGCAGATGAAGCAGAAATTGAAGCTTTAGTAGAGGCCACAAAAGCATCTAGAAAAGAATTAGTTACAAAATTTAGAGAAAGCGAAAATGCCAATAGTGTAATTCTCTTTGTACACGGTTTTTCTGGCGATGCTGAAAATACTTTTTCGCAAGCGCCAAAGTTGCTCATTAACAATAAAGGTGGGTTAGACGGTTGGGATATGTTTCCGTTGGGTTATAGTAGTAATGTAATGCCAGAAATGGGTAAGAGTGTTTGGGCGTGCTCAACTGATATTGAAAGAAATTCAGGTTTTTTGCTTACTTCAATCAACAATAAATTTTCAAAATATAAACGTATCGCAGTTGTAGCGCACGATTTGGGTGGAATTGTAGTGCAACAAGCCTTACTAGAATTGAATGAATATGATTTGGGCAGAATAAGTCACGTGATGTTCTATGCTACCCCAAGTTATGGCCTTCCTGAAATAGAACTGCAAAACTTTTTTACTTATGGCAATGATGAAAAAGACCTGAAAGAAGGAAGCCAATATATGCGAAACTTACGAAATCGCTGGGATGAAGCTTTTCCAGCTGATTATCCTTTCACTTTTAAAACAATTGCGGCTACTAAAGATGAATATGTGCCTATTAGTTCAAGTTTGGAACCTTTTCCAAAAAAATATCACGAAATTATAGAGGGTGACCATTTTTCAATAGTACAGATTACGAATGAAAATGACGATAGTTACCAACTACTTTTAAATACGCTAACCAACAAAAGTTTTTTAAATAAATCTTCTAATATAGAGGAAATTAATATTGCAATGGGGGAATATAATGAAGTTATAAATTCACTTCTTCCCAAGCTTAAAGAACTTGATAACAAAGGTTTAGAGCGTTTAATATACGCTTTAGAAGCAGCCGGTAGGGAAGAGGAGGCTATTCAAATTTTGAATGAGACCCCAGCTGCAAAAAACAATTCAAATTTATTGGGAATAATGGGCGGACGCTACAAACGTCAATATTTATTGACCTCTTTAGCGGAAGATTTAAAAATGGCTTTTAAACATTACAGTGATGCCTTAAAGATTTCAGAAGACAAAGGAGATTATTCACAAATATATTACCACGCCATCAATCTGGCTTTTCTAAGTTTGATGAAAAGAGAAAGAGGAGATATGACAGCGTTTGCGGATAAAGCTTTCCAAGCAACCGAAAAAGATCCATTTCCAGGTCTATGGAAATTAGCTACGATGGGAGAAATTTTTCTTTATAAAGGCGATTTTGAAAATTCAAAAGAAAATTATGGAAAAGCGGCAGCAATGGCTGATTTGCGCGAAAAGGTTTCAATCCACGCCAATGCCTATAATGCTTATGTGAGTTTGATGCAAACAGACAATCCAGAAGATGAATACATAAAGTTCCTAAAAATTAATTTTTTATCGTAA
- a CDS encoding tetratricopeptide repeat protein translates to MYFSSLGIITSLCVITVFLIVNKNFSRDKSDLLPVIVKSDKIAVLKFGNNTGDPKYDIVSKMASDWIIHGITENQVAQVITQDLVDEYKTILKGKKIDEDETTIVKEYLKPSKIISGNFYLKNGNLLFQGMLIDGKTNKTNISFKPTECPASNPLQCIEELNESITGYFITEDKKGLMLQETPPKYEAYKFLLEAKYSNDNQEYINLLNKAITADSTYFEPKVLRVAHFYNQKEFKKSDSLLKLIKPDSYTNKRQLNLLNMYEALLKGDNHTVYKSILKEYEIAPFDLKTNRTALVVALQYVNRPEDVEAIYKTVAMDSMNLQNCSDCTTRIYVKAYADIELGKYREAISIIENAQNETEVKILNRPLVIAYVRSGKEDALSQFLRKINIIATPAETQELYLQAGKEYLLKNDIPKAEEYFNKITNAESGIVDSKMLADALYYKEQFAKAEKVLKEVHTKKPKDIDVLAKLAISNFKIGNLSEAKKNLNILENLRAAYQFGEVDYALGQYYAAANNKPELYKHLLKAVASGHLYHWKYFKNDPHFTKYINSKEFEEVMNFWK, encoded by the coding sequence ATGTACTTTTCCTCACTAGGTATAATCACCTCGCTTTGCGTGATTACCGTTTTTTTAATTGTAAATAAGAACTTTTCGCGAGATAAAAGTGATTTACTTCCCGTAATAGTAAAGAGTGACAAAATTGCGGTCTTAAAATTTGGCAATAATACTGGCGATCCAAAATATGACATTGTGAGTAAAATGGCTTCAGATTGGATTATTCATGGAATTACCGAAAATCAAGTAGCGCAAGTGATAACCCAGGATTTGGTAGATGAATACAAAACCATTTTAAAAGGAAAAAAAATTGATGAAGATGAGACCACAATAGTAAAAGAGTACCTAAAACCCAGCAAAATTATTTCGGGTAATTTTTATCTTAAAAATGGAAACCTTCTTTTTCAGGGAATGCTCATTGACGGAAAAACAAATAAAACCAATATATCTTTCAAACCCACAGAATGTCCTGCCAGCAACCCTTTGCAATGTATAGAGGAGCTTAATGAATCTATTACTGGCTATTTTATAACAGAAGATAAAAAGGGACTTATGCTTCAGGAAACGCCTCCAAAATATGAAGCTTACAAATTTCTGCTCGAGGCTAAATACAGTAACGACAATCAGGAATATATCAACCTTTTAAACAAGGCCATAACTGCCGATTCAACTTATTTTGAGCCGAAAGTATTACGTGTAGCCCATTTTTACAATCAAAAGGAATTTAAAAAATCTGATTCTCTTCTTAAATTGATAAAACCAGATTCCTATACAAACAAACGGCAATTAAACCTTCTGAATATGTATGAAGCGCTTTTGAAAGGCGATAACCATACTGTTTACAAATCAATTTTAAAAGAATATGAAATTGCTCCCTTCGACTTAAAAACAAATAGAACAGCATTGGTTGTGGCGTTACAATACGTAAACCGCCCAGAAGATGTGGAAGCAATATACAAAACGGTTGCTATGGACAGCATGAATCTTCAAAACTGTTCAGATTGTACCACACGTATTTATGTAAAGGCATATGCAGATATTGAGTTGGGCAAATACAGAGAAGCAATTTCAATTATTGAAAATGCCCAAAATGAAACTGAAGTAAAAATTCTTAATAGACCTTTGGTTATTGCTTATGTACGTTCGGGAAAAGAAGACGCCTTAAGTCAATTCCTTCGAAAAATAAATATAATCGCAACTCCGGCAGAAACACAAGAATTATACTTACAAGCAGGAAAAGAATATCTATTAAAAAATGATATTCCAAAAGCCGAAGAATACTTTAACAAAATTACTAATGCTGAATCTGGCATAGTTGATTCCAAGATGCTTGCCGACGCTTTATATTATAAAGAGCAATTTGCAAAAGCAGAAAAAGTTTTAAAGGAAGTTCATACTAAAAAGCCTAAGGATATTGATGTATTGGCGAAATTGGCTATCAGTAATTTTAAAATTGGAAACCTTTCAGAAGCAAAAAAGAATTTAAATATTTTAGAAAATCTACGAGCCGCCTATCAGTTTGGAGAAGTAGATTACGCGCTGGGCCAATATTATGCCGCAGCAAATAACAAACCTGAGCTTTATAAACACTTATTAAAAGCCGTAGCCAGTGGCCATTTGTATCATTGGAAATACTTTAAAAACGATCCTCACTTTACTAAATATATTAACTCAAAAGAATTTGAAGAAGTCATGAACTTTTGGAAATAA